A genome region from Leptodactylus fuscus isolate aLepFus1 chromosome 6, aLepFus1.hap2, whole genome shotgun sequence includes the following:
- the LOC142210133 gene encoding serine protease inhibitor swm-1-like: MAGTSVVLLSSLGVLLLLISAQSKSINPKFCEQGKEYKDCAKPCPLNCNSPNIICPGGCQPGCYCKDGTVENIAGQCVKNEECCTGNTTYSLCANNCLESCDTYLNPSITCPLSCAIGCKCKEGYQLLSDGSKCVLPQDCTKHR, translated from the exons ATGGCAGGAACATCTGTGGTACTGCTGTCATCTCTGg GTGTTCTCCTCCTGCTGATATCTGCACAAAGCAAATCCA tcaACCCGAAATTTTGTGAACAAGGCAAAGAATATAAGGACTGTGCTAAACCCTGCCCACTAAACTGCAATTCCCCTAATATTATTTGCCCTGGTGGGTGTCAGCCTGGATGTTATTGTAAGGATGGCACTGTAGAGAATATTGCTGGACAATGTGTGAAAAATGAAGAGTGCTGCACGGGGAACACCACGTATAGCTTATGTGCCAATAACTGCCTGGAATCCTGCGACACATACCTCAATCCTAGCATTACATGCCCCCTATCCTGTGCAATTGGGTGTAAGTGTAAAGAGGGATACCAGCTCCTGAGTGATGGCAGTAAATGTGTCCTACCTCAGGACTGCACCAAACATCGCTAA